In Natrinema sp. SYSU A 869, the following proteins share a genomic window:
- a CDS encoding ArdC-like ssDNA-binding domain-containing protein produces the protein MTPNDCSQVSFDNSDTRRDEMHSTMEAWVDDLVEEVDDAVSSEQFQEWLDVQSCFHDYSYRNTLLITRQCPNATRVAGYRTWQTEFDRHVKEGESAIWIWAPIIAKQCPECENSPSYHDQSDCEYDETAPDEWSKGLVGFRPAPVFDISQTEGEPLPELETEATGDADGLLPVLLEVASSLDVDVEIVSPTEWTHGDAKGICQYRSPAERSLVEVRNRENSAALAVTLVHEYAHARLHGDVTGETDRSKRELEAEAVGYIVGRYFELDTSGSAFYLAAWEGDEPEAIFDRLEWISSTAAEIIAVVDEVMGDE, from the coding sequence ATGACTCCGAACGACTGTTCGCAGGTGTCCTTCGATAATTCGGACACCAGACGTGACGAGATGCACAGTACGATGGAAGCCTGGGTCGACGACCTCGTCGAGGAAGTTGACGACGCAGTCTCGAGTGAGCAGTTCCAGGAATGGCTCGATGTTCAGAGTTGCTTTCACGACTACTCCTACCGAAACACGTTACTAATCACTCGCCAGTGTCCGAACGCGACTCGTGTCGCCGGTTATCGGACGTGGCAAACCGAATTCGACCGTCATGTGAAAGAAGGCGAGAGTGCAATCTGGATCTGGGCACCGATCATCGCAAAGCAGTGCCCCGAGTGTGAGAACTCGCCATCGTACCACGATCAAAGCGACTGCGAATATGACGAGACAGCACCTGACGAGTGGTCAAAAGGGCTCGTGGGCTTCCGGCCAGCGCCCGTCTTCGATATTTCCCAAACTGAGGGAGAGCCACTCCCCGAACTCGAGACCGAAGCAACTGGAGATGCCGACGGACTGCTCCCAGTGCTTCTCGAGGTGGCCTCATCACTCGACGTAGATGTCGAGATCGTCTCCCCAACGGAGTGGACTCACGGCGACGCCAAAGGCATCTGTCAGTATCGCTCTCCTGCAGAACGATCATTGGTCGAGGTCCGAAATCGTGAGAACAGCGCAGCTCTCGCTGTGACGCTCGTCCACGAATACGCCCACGCACGCTTACATGGTGACGTCACCGGTGAGACTGACCGCTCGAAACGCGAACTCGAGGCTGAAGCAGTCGGCTATATCGTCGGGCGGTACTTCGAGCTGGATACGAGCGGGTCGGCGTTCTATCTGGCCGCGTGGGAGGGCGACGAACCAGAGGCAATCTTCGACCGACTCGAATGGATCAGTTCGACAGCGGCAGAGATCATCGCTGTCGTCGACGAGGTGATGGGGGATGAGTGA
- a CDS encoding transcription initiation factor IIB family protein, which yields MTTRDIYTTAFDEDVQTTATDCPDCGGNVRTTDCETICEGCGLILENNHLDRGPNWGRNDDGETQKRTGAPLTPTRHDRGLSTEIGYKQDGNGNTLSSTKRRQLNRLRREQSRAQWQSKADRNLAYGLSEVRRIVARLGLADSIRDQACALFRTAQSEQLCHGRSLEAVAAASVYATSRCNGLGRSRAEVAASARCDQERLTTAYDAMNVELELPTQPTSAADRIPRLATELEVPAQVRRQALEFAQRARDTGLTIGCRPSGVAAGCLYLAAEQAGYCLSQHRIADIAGTSPNTLRSRRDELLEIEA from the coding sequence ATGACAACGAGAGACATCTACACGACTGCGTTCGACGAAGACGTCCAGACGACTGCAACTGACTGTCCGGACTGTGGTGGCAATGTTCGAACGACTGACTGCGAGACTATCTGTGAGGGTTGTGGACTTATTCTCGAAAACAATCACTTGGACCGAGGGCCTAACTGGGGACGAAATGACGACGGAGAAACCCAGAAACGGACCGGCGCACCACTGACACCGACACGCCACGATCGGGGCCTCTCCACCGAGATTGGATACAAGCAGGACGGAAATGGAAACACCCTCTCGAGCACAAAGCGACGACAACTGAATCGACTGCGTCGCGAACAGTCTCGTGCACAGTGGCAATCGAAAGCAGACCGGAACCTCGCCTATGGACTCAGTGAAGTACGGCGGATCGTGGCTCGTCTCGGTCTCGCAGACAGTATCCGTGATCAGGCGTGTGCGCTCTTCCGAACTGCACAGTCCGAACAACTCTGTCACGGGCGATCGCTTGAGGCGGTGGCCGCAGCTAGCGTCTACGCAACGTCTCGATGTAACGGACTCGGGCGATCACGGGCAGAAGTCGCAGCCAGTGCACGCTGTGACCAAGAGAGACTCACTACCGCCTACGACGCAATGAACGTCGAACTCGAGTTACCGACACAGCCGACTTCGGCAGCAGATCGCATTCCGAGGCTTGCAACGGAACTCGAGGTACCAGCCCAAGTTCGTCGACAAGCACTCGAGTTCGCACAAAGAGCGAGAGATACTGGGCTCACGATCGGCTGCCGGCCGAGTGGCGTCGCAGCGGGGTGTCTCTATCTCGCTGCTGAGCAAGCCGGGTACTGTCTGTCTCAGCATCGGATTGCCGACATTGCAGGAACATCACCAAACACACTTCGAAGCCGTCGAGATGAGTTACTCGAGATCGAAGCCTAA
- a CDS encoding DNA-binding protein produces the protein MSSNNSSSKVVTVDEQAFEQAGEQTVDEDSVPVVDETPVFEATVKQEIQAKVDANHPDGIAETNTERIHGVTLEQEERIKAREAELERISSQAELGTQEGREKRTREIAARRSVERRATFQKRAASVDPMADPDRADPRAELTQEELAAVNKQSMRLAEKLDGWSRAAIGRRLGEAVVDGKDLTSAVVNVFEELQTAPGQVIPIGKLEEVDRNEVSIDGRVETLWDPSHPSIAQVGLIADESGQTRVTIWEKSAAPWIEEGEQVRIHKAARNWYEGRVSLAVTGWSTIHFPNRGRWWEA, from the coding sequence ATGTCAAGTAACAACTCGAGTAGCAAGGTCGTTACGGTGGATGAGCAGGCATTCGAACAGGCAGGCGAGCAGACGGTCGATGAAGATAGCGTCCCAGTCGTCGACGAGACGCCGGTATTCGAGGCGACAGTCAAACAGGAGATACAGGCGAAGGTGGATGCGAACCATCCAGACGGAATTGCAGAGACGAACACCGAGCGAATTCACGGTGTCACCCTCGAGCAGGAAGAGCGTATCAAGGCACGAGAAGCAGAACTCGAGCGGATTAGTTCCCAGGCCGAACTGGGAACGCAGGAGGGACGTGAGAAGCGGACGCGAGAGATTGCCGCGAGACGGAGCGTAGAGCGGCGTGCGACGTTTCAGAAGCGGGCTGCAAGTGTGGATCCGATGGCGGATCCAGATCGGGCGGATCCCCGTGCAGAACTCACTCAGGAGGAGTTAGCGGCAGTGAACAAGCAATCGATGCGGCTGGCCGAGAAGTTGGATGGCTGGTCTCGAGCGGCGATCGGCCGGCGGCTGGGGGAAGCCGTCGTCGATGGAAAAGACCTGACAAGTGCGGTCGTCAATGTGTTCGAGGAGTTGCAGACAGCGCCTGGGCAGGTGATTCCCATCGGGAAACTCGAGGAGGTCGATCGAAACGAGGTGAGCATCGACGGGCGTGTCGAAACACTGTGGGATCCCTCGCATCCAAGCATCGCGCAGGTCGGTCTTATCGCAGACGAAAGTGGACAGACGCGTGTGACGATCTGGGAGAAGTCCGCGGCACCGTGGATCGAAGAAGGCGAGCAAGTGCGCATTCATAAGGCAGCCCGGAACTGGTACGAGGGACGTGTCTCACTGGCTGTGACCGGCTGGAGCACGATCCATTTCCCCAATCGCGGTCGCTGGTGGGAAGCGTAG
- a CDS encoding type II toxin-antitoxin system HicA family toxin — translation MARRTYSGDDVMKVLVNHGPFYVDRVNGDHFILRWEPPADHDSDARTVPVPRHDEVATGTLREIGEQAGMKDFQRFLD, via the coding sequence ATGGCTCGACGGACATATTCTGGCGACGACGTAATGAAAGTGTTAGTGAATCACGGCCCATTCTACGTCGATCGCGTCAACGGCGACCACTTTATTCTCCGCTGGGAACCTCCTGCAGATCACGATTCCGATGCTCGAACAGTTCCCGTTCCACGTCATGACGAAGTTGCAACAGGGACACTAAGAGAGATTGGTGAACAGGCAGGGATGAAGGACTTCCAGCGATTCTTGGACTGA
- a CDS encoding type II toxin-antitoxin system HicB family antitoxin, with protein sequence MSTETDRNGNHEVRTTITLTNEGEWWVAKDEETGVSSQGTTRIEALENLDEAVAGYKGEGREPSEEELREIGIDPENNVSGESLPDEFQ encoded by the coding sequence ATGAGTACCGAGACCGATCGGAACGGTAACCATGAGGTCCGGACTACGATCACGCTCACCAACGAAGGTGAGTGGTGGGTCGCAAAAGACGAGGAAACAGGCGTGTCCAGTCAGGGTACGACCCGGATCGAAGCGCTCGAGAACCTCGATGAGGCTGTCGCTGGCTATAAGGGAGAGGGAAGAGAGCCCAGCGAGGAAGAACTCCGAGAGATCGGCATTGATCCCGAGAACAACGTCTCCGGAGAGTCGCTCCCCGACGAATTTCAGTAG
- a CDS encoding PadR family transcriptional regulator, translating into MYDLTGFQRDVLYAIAGQDEPHGLAIKDELENYYETEIHHGRLYPNLDEVVDKGLVEKGKLDKRTNYYTITARGQRELEARREWEDQYVDGFSSSDE; encoded by the coding sequence ATGTACGATTTGACTGGCTTTCAGCGTGATGTCTTGTATGCGATCGCCGGCCAAGACGAACCCCATGGTCTTGCGATCAAAGACGAACTCGAGAACTACTACGAGACGGAGATCCATCACGGCCGGCTGTATCCCAACCTCGACGAGGTTGTCGACAAGGGCCTCGTCGAGAAAGGCAAACTCGACAAGCGAACGAACTACTACACGATCACTGCCCGCGGCCAGCGTGAACTTGAAGCCCGGCGCGAGTGGGAAGACCAGTACGTCGATGGATTCAGCTCGAGCGACGAGTAG
- a CDS encoding arsenite methyltransferase, giving the protein MTENTTSQEESTFTDDEQHETVRDRYAEVASDDTGCCESSSNADCGSGTESPTSDDTDTETLTGCCTNDETSTTWAEQVGYSSEEIESVPTDANLGLGCGNPTAIANLTQGQTVLDLGSGGGFDCFLAANEVGTDGHVIGVDMTPEMIEKARANSEENDTENVEFRLGEIEHLPISDDTIDVIISNCVINLSPDKRHVFEEAYRVLRPGGRLAISDVVLTAELPDELRADLDSIAECVGGATRIKKLEGLLEDAGFQDVQIEPQDETQDFIREWGDDRDLDEVLISATIRAHRPSN; this is encoded by the coding sequence CAGTCCGCGACCGATACGCGGAGGTGGCATCTGATGACACGGGCTGTTGCGAATCGAGTTCGAACGCTGACTGCGGTAGTGGCACGGAGTCACCAACAAGTGACGATACCGACACAGAGACGCTAACCGGGTGCTGTACAAACGATGAAACATCAACAACATGGGCGGAACAAGTTGGGTATAGTTCTGAAGAAATCGAGTCGGTTCCGACTGATGCGAACCTCGGACTTGGGTGTGGTAATCCGACCGCTATCGCAAACCTGACCCAAGGGCAGACGGTTCTAGACCTCGGCTCCGGCGGAGGATTCGACTGTTTCCTCGCTGCAAACGAGGTCGGCACGGATGGACACGTCATCGGAGTCGATATGACGCCCGAGATGATCGAAAAAGCCCGTGCAAATAGTGAAGAAAACGACACTGAGAACGTTGAGTTCCGACTCGGTGAAATAGAACATCTCCCTATTAGTGACGATACCATCGACGTCATCATCTCGAACTGCGTAATCAATCTCTCACCCGACAAGCGCCACGTGTTTGAAGAGGCCTATCGAGTGCTCCGACCCGGCGGTAGACTGGCTATCTCGGATGTCGTTTTGACCGCTGAACTCCCTGACGAGTTGCGTGCAGACCTCGACTCAATCGCAGAGTGCGTTGGCGGTGCAACACGAATTAAGAAATTAGAGGGTCTTCTCGAAGACGCGGGATTCCAAGACGTCCAAATCGAACCTCAGGACGAAACCCAAGACTTCATCCGCGAGTGGGGTGACGACCGCGACTTAGACGAGGTACTCATTTCTGCGACTATCCGGGCACACAGGCCGAGCAATTAG